One region of Parambassis ranga chromosome 21, fParRan2.1, whole genome shotgun sequence genomic DNA includes:
- the bcl9 gene encoding B-cell CLL/lymphoma 9 protein yields MLEVQEERPAAAGTAATHFSKKERGKKEREEAKDGRGNLSNIGNPVPGSRNVRAKAPLSHAGSPHQLITPPCSVVLGAPSMHSNRLKNSPSTNTQSPKPKTEAMVRSPPVMSPSNAAQMDSKMPNQGKPGSTGGQSQPSPCDPKTLGTKGGQNVTGGMGLKNGQGLTSGPSSKVKVKRERSTSVESFEQPESGTPTSEEKDSSRVKRMCVAERRQPYSGADWCSGGESDEDDKGFFNCNSSDVKPQDSVTHSTSNAGLSRSSTPSHNTMGGQGSTTEPPSGQKPGSKLVYVFTTDMANKAADAVLTGHTENIIAFHMKNISNSKDKAHLLLNNAANVLRNDSKPPQQTPSHSQDQSHQPGSKPSLPGMAEPNPPQPSNQGSQPGVLPQEGSSSAGMESKNIPGSSPTNTTAPVDQAPVTQPEAGLNPPTSVEGVQGGGPVGAGLTPQQQQQQQQLAQELLNMEANTEGLSQEQLEHRQRSLQTLRDIQRMLFPDDRDAPPPGPPPPHGGPHDGGPDGAPRRSEQGPLQAMMAQSQSLGPPGGPGGPRPQGPPFGPPHGPRDMPPFPQDEMGPHMGGQGGCGDGDQMTPEQVAWLKLQQEFYEEKRKKQEMQHRPIPPDMMMHPHGPRGMMRGPPPPYQMGPGEMWGGPGGPPEPYPDRMAMGPGPRGMPPHMQRMPGFSGMMNPEMEGPPRPGMGWPDDMPPRMGEARGFPGGPGGMFPGPGARGERFPNPQSVQEAMFHQGMGGEKGLPPGMMMDMQRMMGHQRGGMEPGNGMGMFPRMPGDGPMSPSSRLQGMGGREMGPEFGMGPGPGPGPHVHPSKLRDAPMNMSPDEMMRMRAGGGPPMENIGPQGRPMQGPPFPDQTQSGDFPMGPGRPFPGGPGGMRGPHADQAFGPEHRSTPTGGNGRINHLPSAGGPAQGQRGRKPADLNVQAGGGNSPSVNPLKSPPLRQVQSPMMGSPSGNLKSPQTPSQLAGMLTGPTGPSAPPAPPSSAPMKSPHSMMGSAGASPVHMRSPSLPNPSPGWASSPKPPMQSPGVPPQGGKPPLSITSPSMMGGMEQGGNGPPSAPPSSGAPSGSMSLPGNVPYTTSGSPYTIPPEPTLSQNPLSIMMSRMSKFAMPSSTPLYHDAIKTVASSDDDSPPARSPNLPSGNNNGMAMNHQGNPRMMGPGNAGPMPALSPLGMNPMGSQPLSHGMPPQMPSPNAPNMGPGMMPHGMMIPPNPQDPGMANPQMMPQGRMGYPHRNQGYPLTQSPSQQGPFSPHNGPGPQGFPGHPMGFQGEGGPMGGRMGNMPHGGGGDGGMCKPNTPGGPEFNNMQGGFSDADLHEVMRPGASGIPEFDLSRIIPSEKPSQTLSYFPRGGGENPGGKPPHPSGFPMQGMMADGPPRMGMPMQGMGGMSGGPGGGMGPQDMPMGNPGHNSMRPPGFMGQGMMGPQHRMMSPGGPGGMMQGRQMAHPGPGGSPNMMMSLQGMGGPPQQTMMMGGQMRPRDMDMGFSPGPGMF; encoded by the exons ATGTTGGAGGTCCAAGAGGAGAGGCCAGCGGCGGCAGGTACAGCAGCGACACATTTCAGCAAGAAGGAACgagggaagaaagagagagaggaggccaaGGACGGTCGGGGAAACCTGTCGAACATTGGGAATCCTGTTCCTGGCTCCAGGAACGTGCGTGCAAAAGCACCGCTCTCGCACGCAGGCAGTCCTCACCAGCTCATCACCCCACCCTGTTCTGTAGTCCTGGGAGCCCCATCAATGCACTCCAATAGGCTAAAGAACTCCCCGTCCACCAACACACAAAG ccctAAACCTAAGACGGAGGCAATGGTACGATCACCTCCTGTCATGTCCCCCTCCAATGCTGCCCAGATGGACTCTAAAATGCCCAATCAGGGTAAACCAGGGAGCACAGGCGGCCAATCACAGCCCTCACCCTGCGATCCCAAGACGCTGGGTACTAAAGGGGGTCAAAATGTTACAGGGGGAATGGGTCTGAAGAATGGCCAGGGCCTGACCTCTGGTCCAAGTTCCAAGGTGAAAGTCAAAAGGGAGAGAAGCACCTCGGTGGAGTCGTTTGAACAACCAGAGAGTGGCACACCCACTAGTGAGGAAAAAG ATAGTAGCAGGGTGAAGAGGATGTGTgtggcagagaggaggcagCCATACAGTGGAGCTGACTGGTGCTCTGGGGGAGAAAGTGATGAAGATGACAAAGGATTCTTCA ACTGTAACTCCAGTGATGTGAAGCCCCAGGACTCTGTCACACATTCTACCTCCAACGCTGGACTCAGTCGCTCCTCCACACCCTCCCACAATACAATGGGAGGCCAAGGCTCCACGACAGAACCTCCAAGTGGCCAGAAACCAGGTTCTAAACTCGTTTATGTCTTCACAACGGACATGGCAAACAA GGCAGCTGATGCAGTTCTTACTGGCCATACAGAAAACATCATTGCCTTCCACATGAAAAACATCTCCAACAGCAAAGACAAAGCTCACCTCCTCTTG AACAATGCAGCAAATGTCCTTCGAAATGACTCCAAGCCTCCTCAGCAAACCCCGTCCCATAGCCAAGATCAGAGCCACCAGCCTGGATCCAAGCCGTCCTTACCTGGCATGGCAGAGCCAAATCCGCCTCAGCCTTCAAATCAAGGGAGCCAGCCTGGTGTTCTTCCACAAGAAGGCTCATCCTCTGCTGGCATGGAATCCAAAAATATTCCTGGCAGTAGCCCTACTAACACTACAGCCCCAGTTGACCAGGCCCCTGTCACCCAACCTGAGGCAGGCCTCAACCCTCCAACATCAGTTGAAGGAGTGCAGGGGGGAGGACCAGTTGGAGCAGGTCTGACAccccaacaacaacagcagcagcagcagctggcccAGGAGCTGTTGAACATGGAGGCCAATACAGAGGGTCTGTCCCAAGAACAGTTGGAACATCGTCAGCGCTCTCTGCAGACCTTGCGAGATATTCAGCGCATGCTCTTCCCTGATGACCGCGATGCTCCACCACCTGGGCCCCCGCCGCCCCATGGTGGACCCCATGATGGTGGCCCTGATGGTGCACCCCGGAGGTCTGAGCAGGGCCCATTACAGGCTATGATGGCACAGTCTCAAAGCCTTGGACCACCAGGTGGACCAGGAGGACCTCGTCCACAAGGCCCACCATTTGGCCCTCCTCATGGTCCCAGGGACATGCCCCCGTTTCCACAAGATGAAATGGGTCCACATATGGGAGGGCAAGGTGGATGCGGAGATGGAGATCAAATGACCCCAGAACAGGTAGCCTGGTTGAAGCTACAGCAAGAGTTTtatgaagagaagagaaagaaacaagaaaTGCAACATCGGCCCATCCCTCCAGACATGATGATGCACCCCCATGGTCCCCGTGGCATGATGCGTGGACCACCGCCCCCCTACCAGATGGGACCTGGAGAGATGTGGGGTGGACCAGGTGGTCCACCAGAACCCTACCCTGATCGCATGGCCATGGGCCCGGGCCCCAGGGGCATGCCTCCTCATATGCAGCGGATGCCTGGGTTCTCTGGTATGATGAATCCTGAGATGGAGGGTCCCCCAAGGCCAGGCATGGGCTGGCCTGATGACATGCCTCCTCGGATGGGAGAAGCACGAGGCTTCCCTGGAGGACCTGGGGGGATGTTTCCTGGTCCAGGGGCTCGTGGTGAGCGTTTTCCAAACCCTCAGTCAGTCCAAGAAGCAATGTTTCACCAGGGAATGGGTGGGGAAAAGGGCCTTCCTCCTGGAATGATGATGGACATGCAGAGAATGATGGGGCACCAAAGAGGTGGAATGGAACCTGGAAACGGCATGGGCATGTTTCCCAGAATGCCTGGCGATGGTCCTATGAGTCCATCCTCTAGGCTCCAGGGAATGGGGGGCAGAGAAATGGGTCCTGAGTTTGGCATggggcctggacctgggccaGGACCTCATGTGCACCCATCCAAACTACGAGATGCCCCCATGAATATGAGTCCTGATGAGATGATGAGAATGAGAGCAGGTGGAGGACCTCCGATGGAAAACATAGGTCCACAAGGCAGGCCCATGCAGGGCCCTCCCTTCCCGGACCAGACACAGTCAGGAGACTTTCCAATGGGGCCAGGGCGACCCTTCCCTGGTGGCCCCGGAGGAATGAGGGGTCCACATGCAGATCAAGCCTTTGGTCCAGAACACAGATCTACACCAACAGGAGGTAATGGCCGTATAAACCACCTTCCATCTGCTGGTGGCCCTGCGCAAGGTCAGAGGGGTCGCAAGCCAGCAGATTTGAATGTCCAAGCAGGAGGGGGGAACTCTCCCAGTGTTAACCCTCTCAAGTCCCCACCTCTGAGACAAGTACAGTCCCCTATGATGGGCTCTCCCTCTGGAAACCTTAAATCTCCTCAAACACCGTCCCAGCTGGCTGGCATGCTTACTGGCCCCACAGGTCCTAGTgcccctccagctcctccatccTCTGCACCAATGAAGTCTCCCCACTCCATGATGGGTTCCGCAGGTGCCTCTCCTGTTCATATGAGGTCTCCTTCTCTTCCTAACCCCTCTCCAGGATGGGCCTCCTCACCAAAACCACCCATGCAGAGTCCTGGAGTGCCACCTCAGGGTGGCAAACCACCCCTCAGTATCACCTCACCTAGCATGATGGGAGGAATGGAGCAAG GTGGTAACGGACCTCCCTCAGCCCCTCCTTCATCAGGGGCTCCATCTGGCTCCATGTCCCTCCCAGGCAATGTCCCATACACAACGTCTGGCAGTCCCTACACAATACCCCCTGAACCAACACTATCCCAGAACCCTCTCTCAATCATGATGTCGCGCATGTCTAAGTTTGCAATGCCCAGCTCCACCCCTCTTTACCATGATGCCATAAAAACTGTTGCCAGCTCTGATGATGACTCGCCTCCGGCTCGCTCCCCTAACCTGCCTTCAGGGAACAATAACG GTATGGCAATGAATCACCAAGGCAATCCACGTATGATGGGACCTGGAAATGCTGGACCCATGCCTGCCCTCAGCCCTCTGGGTATGAATCCAATGGGatcacagcctctctctcacGGCATGCCCCCACAGATGCCCTCTCCTAATGCCCCTAACATGGGCCCTGGCATGATGCCACATGGCATGATGATACCACCAAATCCCCAAGACCCTGGTATGGCAAACCCTCAAATGATGCCACAGGGACGTATGGGTTACCCTCACCGAAACCAGGGATATCCCCTCACCCAGTCACCTTCCCAGCAAGGTCCTTTCTCTCCGCACAACGGCCCTGGTCCCCAAGGTTTCCCTGGTCATCCCATGGGCTTCCAGGGAGAGGGAGGACCTATGGGAGGACGGATGGGAAACATGCCTCATGGGGGAGGGGGTGATGGGGGCATGTGCAAGCCCAATACTCCCGGGGGGCCAGAATTTAACAACATGCAAGGTGGATTCAGTGATGCAGACCTTCACGAGGTAATGCGGCCAGGAGCGTCTGGCATTCCCGAGTTTGACCTGTCCAGAATAATCCCATCAGAGAAGCCCAGCCAGACTCTGTCGTACTTCCCCCGAGGTGGAGGAGAAAACCCTGGGGGGAAACCACCACATCCCTCTGGTTTTCCCATGCAGGGCATGATGGCCGATGGTCCACCAAGGATGGGGATGCCCATGCAGGGGATGGGGGGAATGTCAGGGGGGCCAGGTGGGGGAATGGGCCCCCAAGACATGCCAATGGGCAACCCTGGCCACAATTCAATGCGGCCACCAGGATTCATGGGCCAAGGCATGATGGGCCCCCAGCACCGGATGATGTCCCCTGGTGGTCCTGGAGGGATGATGCAGGGGAGACAAATGGCACACCCAGGCCCTGGTGGCTCACCTaacatgatgatgtcactgcaggGCATGGGTGGTCCCCCACAGCAGACAATGATGATGGGGGGACAGATGAGGCCACGTGACATGGACATGGGGTTCAGTCCGGGCCCTGGAATGTTCTAA